The nucleotide sequence CAAAGCCGGATTATTTCCATCAGACGCTCCTGAATCTAAAGGAAGCTAAGGAATTCCTAGACAGCGAATATCGCATTCATAAATTTGAAGCTGAAAAGGCTATTCGTGTGAAAGATTGGAAACAGGTTAAAAAAGAGCTCAAAATATGTATGGCTTTGATATCTGATAGAAAGGATGAGAGACATAAAACAGTGCTAAAACGTCTAAAGCAGGTAGAGGAGCATTTAGCAAAAGGATCAGCAGAGGGAAAAAGATGAAATTTTTTATCATTAAAGAAAACGAAAAATCAGTTCAAGAGTTATCTTTGGAAGACGGAGTATATCTCATTGGAAGAAAGGAAGGAAACCGCATAGTTCTTCCTGATAAGAGTGTTTCAAGACAACATGCCCAATTAGAAATTAAGGCAGAGAATGTGACTATCCATGATTTGAACTCTGCCAATGGAGTCTTTGTAAATGGGGAACAAATAGAAAAAGAGACCATTAATGAAGGAGATACTGTTCAGGTCGGGAAATATAGTCTAGAACTAAAAAGTGACGATGGAGAAAAAACCAGAATGGCGCCTGGGTCTTATACATCTCCAAAATACAGATTGATGTTAATGGAAGGGGCGAGAGTTAAAGAGGAGTATCAGCTGGACGAAAATGAATTGGCTATTGGCAGGGCTGAAGAAAATAAAATAGTCCTTAAAAATGAGACAGTATCTCGAAAACATGCCATAGTTAAGAAGGAAAATAATCAATATAAAATAGCAGACCTTGGAAGTAGCAATGGGACTTTTGTTAATAATAAGAAGATCAAGGAAAAAGTGCTCTCTAAAGGAGATGAAATTAAAATTGGGAAATTTGTTCTGAAGTTTGTAACAGAGGGGTCATGTCCAGAACCAGGTCTGTTCGCAATGGTATTACCATATCAAAAAAAACTTGTTGAGGCATGGAATAAACCACCCATAAGATTAGGAATAATTGGGTTTGGCGTCGTCTTGGCTATTATATTGATCATGAGTCTTATTCCAACTCGTTCTCCGGAAAAGAGGGGCATAATTGAGGTCTCAGATAATACTGTTGCAAATCTCATCAAACAGGGTAAAAAATTACACGAAGCAGACCAAAAAATCAAAGCGCTTGAAGTTTTTAACAAAGTTTTGCAGATGGATCCGGATAATCTTGATGCGCAGATCTATGTGGAAAAATCAAGAGGTGATGAAGCGATTGCCCAATATCTTACACGTGGTCTTGAACTTTATCAAAAAGCCCAATGGGAAAATGCTCTGCGCCAATTTGAAAAAGTATTGAGCCTGGATCCTGAGAACAGCAGAGGAATAGAATACTTTAACAAGACCAAGAAAGAAATGCAGGTTCAAAAAGCTCTTAAACTGGCAGATGAGTATATCATTGCTGAGGAACTCCCTAAAGCGCAGACAGAGTTAAATAATGCGCTCGATTTAAGACCTGAAGACACTCATATAAGGGAAAAACTTAATCTTATTGAACATAAGCTGCTGTCTCTTAGACACTTTGAAAAAGGGAAGGAGTTTTTTGAAAAAGGGAATTATGCGAATGCCTTAGTAGAACTAGAAAAAATATCTGCACAATCTAAATATGCCAATGAAGCCAAAAGATTGGTAGCTCAGATTGGAGATCTGCAAAAAGCGGAAAAGTTTTTTGACGAGGCAAAGAAACTCTATCAAAAAGGAAGTGCTTCTCAAGCCATTGAGTTAATGCAAATGGTCTTAGATATAAACAACGATTATACAGAGGCGCAGGAGTTTCTGGATAAAGTGAAGAATGTTACTCAAGCATTTGATAGAGGCGTATCTTTTTCCGCTAATCAGCAGCTTATGAAAGCGGTTGATGAGTGGCGGCAGGTGCTTTCTCTGGAACAGGACAGAGAAAATTTCTATTATGCGGAGGCTATCCAGTATATTAAAACAGTGAGGCCTTATTTAATAGAAACACTTCATCAGCACATGGAGAAAGGCAAGAATTTTGTTCAGGAAGAAAAATTCAAGGAAGCTCTTTTGGAATTTCAGTTTGTCCTAACAGTAGAGCCTGATCATAAAGAAGCTCTGGAGAATATTAATGAGCTTCAGGTTCATATAAAGGAGAAAGCCAGAGAATTATATATTCAGGGATACACCCTTAAGGATATTAATATCAATAGAGCTGTAGAAAAATGGAAGCAGGTACTGGATATAGCATCTCCTGAGGATGAGTATTACACAAAAGCTAAAGAACAAATTAAAAAACATAGGTGATTATTTATGTCAAAAGAAAACTTAGTCGGCAAAACCGTAGGTAAGTATAAGATTGTAGAAAAGATTGGGGAAGGCGGTATGGGGATTGTGTATAAGGGAATTCAGATTTCTCTTAATCGTCCCGTAGCTATGAAGATGCTGCCTCAAAATCTAGCCTCAGATAAGGATTTTGTAACAAGGTTTAGGCAGGAGGCTTTATCTGTAGCAAAGCTGAATCACCGTAATATTATACAGGTATATGATACTGAGCAGTTGGAA is from bacterium and encodes:
- a CDS encoding FHA domain-containing protein; the encoded protein is MKFFIIKENEKSVQELSLEDGVYLIGRKEGNRIVLPDKSVSRQHAQLEIKAENVTIHDLNSANGVFVNGEQIEKETINEGDTVQVGKYSLELKSDDGEKTRMAPGSYTSPKYRLMLMEGARVKEEYQLDENELAIGRAEENKIVLKNETVSRKHAIVKKENNQYKIADLGSSNGTFVNNKKIKEKVLSKGDEIKIGKFVLKFVTEGSCPEPGLFAMVLPYQKKLVEAWNKPPIRLGIIGFGVVLAIILIMSLIPTRSPEKRGIIEVSDNTVANLIKQGKKLHEADQKIKALEVFNKVLQMDPDNLDAQIYVEKSRGDEAIAQYLTRGLELYQKAQWENALRQFEKVLSLDPENSRGIEYFNKTKKEMQVQKALKLADEYIIAEELPKAQTELNNALDLRPEDTHIREKLNLIEHKLLSLRHFEKGKEFFEKGNYANALVELEKISAQSKYANEAKRLVAQIGDLQKAEKFFDEAKKLYQKGSASQAIELMQMVLDINNDYTEAQEFLDKVKNVTQAFDRGVSFSANQQLMKAVDEWRQVLSLEQDRENFYYAEAIQYIKTVRPYLIETLHQHMEKGKNFVQEEKFKEALLEFQFVLTVEPDHKEALENINELQVHIKEKARELYIQGYTLKDININRAVEKWKQVLDIASPEDEYYTKAKEQIKKHR